The Candidatus Dependentiae bacterium genome contains a region encoding:
- the mgtE gene encoding magnesium transporter, protein MLKLKKIFFQIEKNLDDVIKEKTPLGTDLFNLLVSQHPADIALFFDSVINEKEQLLLFKKFSHNLKTRVFNELSENSQANLLVNLGDEASSELLKTIPTETIIKLFDSLSDEDLKKYLKLLQKKQRSDIISRLNFKPDSAGRIMNSEVINLQKDFTIKKSLSILQRLGEKQELLKVVYITDQDQKLLGNITLGDLVVNKPETVLKNIIRKNVLVINVNQDQEDVANQFSHYGLLSAPVVDNENNFLGVITADDVIEVLEEEASEDVYKMSGLSPSEDEYLQTPLWKFVWQRTPWLVGLLLLQSISSFILSGYNYVVDKYFIIPMFLTMLIGTGGNAGNQSSAIIIRGLATGQISRKDGLRVLLREFGVSIFVSLILVVVAFTRVFLFKQDLMSAFAVAIALFFIIMVSMILGTVLPLLLERFNLDPAHSAAPFLATLMDILGVTIYCFVVSRILG, encoded by the coding sequence GTGTTAAAGTTAAAAAAAATATTCTTTCAAATAGAAAAAAATTTGGATGATGTAATAAAAGAAAAAACACCTCTAGGTACAGACCTGTTTAATCTTTTAGTTAGTCAGCACCCCGCGGATATAGCATTGTTTTTTGATAGTGTGATTAATGAAAAAGAACAGTTATTATTATTCAAAAAATTTTCACATAATTTAAAAACTCGAGTTTTTAATGAATTATCCGAAAACAGTCAGGCAAATTTACTTGTTAATCTTGGAGATGAGGCTTCTTCGGAATTATTAAAAACAATACCGACAGAAACAATCATAAAACTTTTTGATAGTTTATCTGATGAAGATTTAAAAAAATATTTAAAACTTTTACAGAAAAAACAGCGATCTGATATAATTTCACGACTTAATTTTAAGCCCGATTCTGCCGGACGAATAATGAATTCGGAAGTGATAAACTTGCAAAAAGATTTTACCATTAAAAAAAGTTTATCAATATTGCAGCGTTTGGGCGAAAAACAGGAGTTATTAAAAGTTGTTTATATTACCGATCAGGACCAAAAATTATTAGGAAATATAACTTTAGGGGACCTTGTTGTAAACAAGCCTGAAACGGTATTGAAAAATATAATACGTAAAAATGTTTTGGTAATTAATGTAAATCAAGATCAGGAAGATGTTGCAAATCAATTTAGTCACTATGGATTATTAAGTGCACCTGTTGTAGATAATGAAAATAATTTTTTGGGTGTAATTACTGCAGATGATGTTATCGAAGTTTTAGAAGAAGAGGCTAGTGAAGACGTTTATAAAATGTCAGGATTAAGCCCATCTGAAGATGAATATTTACAAACACCATTATGGAAATTTGTTTGGCAAAGAACACCTTGGCTTGTTGGGCTTCTTTTATTGCAAAGCATATCAAGCTTTATTCTTTCCGGTTATAACTATGTTGTTGATAAATATTTTATAATACCAATGTTTTTAACCATGCTGATCGGTACGGGCGGTAATGCCGGCAATCAATCCTCTGCTATTATTATCCGAGGTCTTGCAACTGGACAAATATCAAGAAAAGATGGATTGAGAGTTTTATTAAGAGAATTTGGTGTTTCCATTTTTGTATCACTTATTTTAGTTGTCGTTGCATTTACAAGAGTTTTTTTATTTAAACAAGATCTAATGAGTGCATTTGCTGTTGCCATAGCTTTGTTTTTTATAATAATGGTGTCTATGATTTTGGGAACGGTTTTGCCATTATTATTGGAACGATTTAATTTGGATCCGGCACATTCGGCAGCACCCTTTTTGGCAACTTTAATGGATATTTTAGGGGTAACAATTTATTGTTTTGTTGTGAGTCGTATTTTAGGCTAA
- a CDS encoding RluA family pseudouridine synthase gives MKNKQKIDKTDIIVCEKEDLSNSRLDKLLFAKYPDYSRSYFQDLINQDLISVNGKKNIKSSYKIKENDKIEINFPKITQYNVSPENIDLEIIDIQPDFIVINKPAGLVVHPSENNKDELSIVHGLLYKFKEFEDFNDNQRPGIVHRIDRGTSGLLLVARNIKSQIKISNMFKDRLIKKTYLAVVKGHPPKEGKIDYPVGRHPLKGHLMSHKSHDGRPALTYYKVLQYYKDESLVEVRIVTGRTHQIRVHFAAIGHGLIGDESYGYLSKLISRPALHAYKLSFTYKDTLFEYEKSAPQDIQYLLNNLEKR, from the coding sequence GTGAAAAATAAGCAAAAAATAGATAAAACAGATATAATTGTTTGCGAAAAAGAAGATCTAAGCAACTCTCGCTTGGATAAATTGTTATTTGCAAAATACCCGGACTATTCAAGATCTTATTTCCAAGACTTAATTAATCAAGATTTAATATCCGTTAATGGAAAAAAAAATATAAAATCAAGTTATAAAATTAAAGAAAATGACAAAATAGAAATAAATTTTCCTAAAATAACTCAATATAATGTTAGCCCGGAAAATATTGATCTTGAAATTATTGATATTCAACCTGATTTCATCGTCATAAATAAGCCTGCAGGTTTGGTTGTTCACCCTTCAGAAAACAATAAAGATGAACTAAGTATAGTTCACGGTCTTTTATACAAATTTAAAGAATTTGAAGATTTTAATGACAATCAACGTCCCGGAATTGTACATAGAATTGATCGTGGCACGTCAGGTCTTTTATTGGTTGCAAGAAATATAAAATCACAGATAAAAATATCCAATATGTTTAAAGATAGATTAATAAAAAAAACATATCTTGCAGTTGTTAAAGGTCATCCACCAAAGGAAGGTAAAATTGATTATCCTGTTGGACGCCATCCATTAAAAGGACATTTAATGAGTCACAAAAGCCATGATGGCAGGCCGGCATTAACTTATTACAAAGTACTGCAATATTACAAAGATGAATCTTTAGTTGAAGTAAGAATTGTAACAGGCAGAACTCATCAAATTCGAGTACATTTTGCAGCAATCGGACATGGTCTTATTGGTGATGAAAGCTATGGCTATTTATCAAAATTAATATCTAGACCGGCTCTTCATGCTTACAAGTTATCTTTTACTTATAAAGATACTCTTTTTGAATATGAAAAAAGCGCGCCTCAAGACATTCAATATTTATTAAATAATCTTGAGAAACGCTAA
- a CDS encoding DUF1669 domain-containing protein: MKHNIFLKRLVIIFLLVFFNCSAANVESNVKIWFSPNDNVSKNLIKELNNAKSKIYAAVYMITDKKIAQALADAKIKRGVDVQVVTDQSCLEYEYGKVDFLKENGVDIFVYKSSLKKKRNHSEQIMHNKFVIIDDELITGSFNWTVQADARNYENVICTADKLACKKYLDQFELLKKNCVRQAMNLITQKSKTNTQVIKETSVSFKNKLVDFFKDLKEKVK, from the coding sequence ATGAAACATAATATTTTTTTAAAAAGATTAGTTATTATTTTTTTATTAGTTTTCTTTAATTGCAGTGCAGCTAATGTCGAATCGAATGTAAAAATTTGGTTTTCGCCAAATGATAATGTGAGTAAAAATTTAATTAAAGAATTAAATAATGCAAAATCCAAAATTTATGCTGCTGTTTATATGATTACCGATAAAAAAATAGCTCAAGCCTTGGCTGATGCAAAGATTAAAAGGGGTGTGGATGTTCAGGTTGTAACGGATCAATCATGCCTTGAGTATGAATATGGTAAGGTAGATTTTTTAAAAGAAAATGGCGTTGATATATTTGTATATAAAAGTAGTTTAAAGAAAAAAAGAAATCACTCAGAACAGATTATGCATAATAAATTTGTAATTATCGATGACGAATTAATTACAGGATCTTTTAATTGGACAGTTCAAGCAGATGCTAGAAATTACGAAAATGTAATTTGTACAGCAGATAAATTGGCGTGTAAAAAATATTTGGATCAATTTGAGCTTTTGAAAAAAAATTGTGTCCGACAAGCAATGAATTTGATTACACAAAAAAGTAAAACAAATACACAGGTAATAAAAGAAACATCTGTTAGTTTTAAGAATAAATTAGTCGATTTTTTTAAAGATTTAAAAGAAAAAGTTAAGTAA
- a CDS encoding translocation/assembly module TamB, with protein sequence MDLFKIKKLNIFEFIFLVIVFLFALAWIVQENPEMQKKIFNILKKDLERSWSVDINVKDYRINFFTGQIYIKTGIVSSKLDSNNKFSWSFGKLFIKFSRLNLIFKKIFLLDLVFENINTKSELKDNIPVIKDHFENILLNNSDINVKINSLNIKNVIFEVIDVNYPIIFNFPCNISLKYFANKYWAGYLNLNNGTIFYKKNILIKKLKTNIVFSDLCTNGMFEFNGFDTIQKYRVSFDKNILNISSENLDLNISFLSENINIFGNANVENLANIAKIFDLKISNNFLTGNLKFNLFYDLKTINGKFELFDFILPSGKTNFVGDILFDLAKNKLSMNIGESIYKVNLDLNFYPEIFLEKILFYKNNKKFIDAKVKNNIDKILYGNIDFLALKKLLPVNLQKLILGRLNSLSFLIDQTKFENISGKIIFSDGKILFKDTYNPIENLNFDFLIKNNFKELILSDLNIKFFKGNIYSNLGYINFDEKFCIKNLNIPFNFNNFLFNINRYFYSIFDANLILTGNNNKNFCITGDINFTKSYLNSSLINIESQNKNIHNMGYLENKNLINFDLNLLTKTPLQVKGGLFDLNIDANLNMKTCLQKDGFVNYLFAGNLNITDGSLNFLDKKLNIDYGKIQFLPNNLNDPIIDLVAKNKIGKYWINLQATGYLSNPKIILESLPKLDKKQVLGLLLSGSNDMNLQSQFSFLLQKNLSSIIANNESDNFLKKILNPFRYIQITPNFINNSGKSGFNGCLDVDLSDQLHAKIQKDFNLKDDLSVQLDYFLTDDINLRLLKDQRDEIGAEVEVRVAL encoded by the coding sequence ATGGATCTCTTCAAAATAAAAAAACTGAATATATTTGAATTTATTTTTTTAGTAATTGTTTTTTTGTTTGCATTAGCATGGATCGTTCAAGAAAACCCTGAAATGCAGAAAAAAATATTTAATATATTAAAAAAAGATTTAGAGCGTAGTTGGAGCGTGGATATTAACGTAAAAGACTACAGGATTAATTTTTTTACAGGCCAAATTTATATCAAAACCGGTATTGTTAGTTCTAAATTAGATAGCAATAATAAATTCTCTTGGAGCTTTGGTAAACTTTTTATTAAATTTAGTAGGTTAAATCTTATTTTTAAGAAAATTTTTCTATTGGATCTTGTTTTTGAAAATATTAATACAAAATCTGAGCTTAAAGATAATATTCCTGTAATCAAAGATCATTTTGAAAATATATTATTAAATAATTCGGATATAAATGTAAAGATAAATTCTTTAAATATAAAAAATGTAATTTTTGAAGTTATTGATGTTAATTATCCAATTATATTTAATTTTCCATGTAATATTTCATTAAAATATTTCGCAAATAAATATTGGGCCGGATATTTGAATTTAAATAATGGTACTATTTTTTACAAAAAAAATATTTTAATTAAAAAACTTAAAACAAATATTGTTTTTTCAGATTTATGTACCAATGGTATGTTTGAATTTAACGGCTTTGATACTATTCAAAAATATAGAGTTAGTTTTGATAAAAATATTTTAAATATAAGCTCTGAAAATCTTGATTTGAATATAAGTTTTTTATCAGAAAATATTAATATTTTTGGTAATGCTAACGTAGAAAATTTAGCTAATATTGCTAAAATTTTTGATCTTAAAATTAGTAATAATTTTTTGACCGGTAACTTAAAATTTAATTTATTTTATGATCTTAAAACGATCAATGGCAAATTTGAGCTATTTGATTTTATATTACCGTCAGGCAAAACAAATTTTGTTGGTGATATTTTGTTTGATTTAGCTAAAAATAAATTAAGCATGAATATTGGTGAGTCTATATATAAAGTAAATTTGGATTTGAATTTTTACCCTGAAATATTTTTAGAAAAAATTTTATTTTATAAAAACAATAAAAAATTTATAGATGCGAAAGTTAAAAATAATATAGATAAGATTTTGTACGGTAATATTGATTTTTTAGCATTAAAAAAACTTTTACCTGTAAATTTGCAGAAACTTATTTTGGGTAGGCTTAATAGCTTGAGTTTTTTAATAGATCAAACTAAATTCGAAAATATAAGTGGAAAAATTATTTTTAGTGACGGTAAAATATTATTTAAAGATACTTATAATCCGATAGAAAATTTAAATTTTGATTTTTTAATCAAAAACAATTTTAAAGAGTTAATTTTAAGTGATTTAAATATAAAATTTTTTAAGGGTAATATTTATTCTAATTTAGGATATATAAACTTCGATGAAAAATTTTGCATAAAAAATCTTAATATACCGTTTAATTTCAATAATTTTTTATTTAATATTAATAGATATTTTTATTCTATTTTTGATGCAAATTTAATTTTAACAGGTAATAACAATAAAAATTTTTGTATTACCGGTGATATTAATTTTACTAAAAGTTATTTAAATAGCAGTTTGATAAATATTGAATCTCAAAACAAAAATATTCATAATATGGGTTATTTGGAAAACAAAAATTTAATTAATTTTGACTTAAATCTTTTAACAAAAACACCCTTACAGGTTAAAGGCGGCCTTTTTGATTTAAATATCGATGCAAATCTAAATATGAAAACTTGTCTGCAAAAAGACGGGTTCGTAAATTATCTATTTGCCGGAAATTTAAATATCACAGATGGATCCTTAAATTTTTTAGATAAAAAACTTAATATTGATTATGGTAAAATTCAGTTTTTACCGAATAATTTAAATGATCCTATTATTGATTTGGTTGCAAAAAATAAAATTGGTAAATATTGGATTAATCTTCAAGCTACTGGATATTTAAGTAATCCCAAAATTATACTTGAGTCTTTACCAAAGTTAGATAAAAAGCAGGTATTGGGTTTATTGCTGTCCGGTTCAAATGATATGAACTTACAATCACAATTTTCATTTTTATTACAAAAAAATTTAAGTAGTATTATAGCCAATAATGAATCTGATAATTTTTTAAAAAAAATTTTAAACCCATTTCGTTATATACAGATAACTCCAAATTTTATTAATAATTCAGGTAAAAGTGGGTTTAATGGTTGTTTGGATGTGGATTTAAGTGATCAGTTACATGCAAAAATACAAAAAGATTTTAATTTAAAAGATGATCTCTCAGTACAACTTGATTATTTTTTAACAGATGATATCAATCTACGGTTACTAAAAGATCAAAGGGATGAAATAGGAGCTGAAGTTGAAGTCAGAGTTGCACTTTGA
- a CDS encoding prepilin-type N-terminal cleavage/methylation domain-containing protein: MDKAFSLFELIVVISVLSILFFVSLPKFNFLDNFILQNEVDKLFSTFYYLQQKAITSGEEQKLYFNIDLNSYEYLGKFGKKQNYILPDKIQFGVFDNVYGPPSKPENKITVPITFKKIDKNLFEIIFFTDGRIASGNAYMITKDKKNLMSLGCSVSPFATIIKYKYQNKKWISSK; encoded by the coding sequence ATGGATAAAGCTTTTTCACTTTTTGAATTGATAGTTGTTATTTCGGTTTTATCCATACTTTTTTTTGTTTCACTTCCAAAATTTAATTTTTTAGATAATTTTATTTTACAAAATGAAGTTGATAAGTTGTTCTCTACATTTTATTATTTACAACAAAAAGCAATTACTTCAGGCGAAGAACAAAAATTATATTTTAATATTGATTTAAATAGTTACGAATATCTCGGTAAATTTGGTAAGAAACAAAATTATATTTTACCTGATAAAATACAGTTTGGTGTTTTTGATAATGTCTATGGTCCTCCGTCAAAACCTGAGAATAAAATTACGGTTCCTATAACTTTTAAAAAAATAGATAAAAATTTATTTGAAATAATTTTTTTTACCGATGGTAGAATTGCTTCCGGAAATGCTTATATGATTACTAAAGATAAAAAGAATTTAATGTCGCTTGGTTGTTCCGTGTCACCTTTTGCTACTATAATAAAATACAAATATCAGAATAAAAAATGGATCTCTTCAAAATAA
- the gspE gene encoding type II secretion system ATPase GspE has translation MNKKNFQDILLELNLISKEQHQSCVTESAQTGKPLSQIIIEKKLVSKMDIAKVLAQEVGFVYVDKITEQMVNTELLSKIPLKFLRQHVIIPILFEGFKTVVTSNPRDIQPLDDISLLLSGDVKYGVSSDDIINAAINKYYPLETSKEMMEELKEEEAGEIDLTAVEERDILEMAQEAPIVKLVNHMIFQAVKEDASDIHIEAFEKELRVRYRIDGVMYQRVLPPKRFQGAIVSRIKIMANLDIAEKRLPQDGRIQIKVGDKAIDIRVSILPCNYGERVVMRLLDKTKGAVDLEHLDFSTRDLEVISRNITRPNGIILISGPTGSGKTTTLYSILSRLNKPDINIITVEDPVEYTITGVNQVQVKEDIGLTFAAALRSILRQDPDVVLIGEIRDKDTAQIATQAALTGHVVLSTIHTNSSPATITRLIDMGIEPFLISSSVICIMSQRLVRKLCDKCKQEYKPEPDMIKRLGLPESELNQIKFYKSVGCEECFNTGYRGRLGIFEVMEVDDEIAHLIVEKADANVIKSKAIEKGMVTLAQDGIRRVKNGQTSLDEVLNVAYIDQALD, from the coding sequence ATGAATAAGAAAAATTTTCAAGATATTTTACTGGAATTGAATCTAATTTCTAAAGAACAGCACCAAAGTTGCGTTACTGAATCGGCTCAAACAGGTAAGCCATTAAGCCAAATAATAATTGAAAAAAAATTGGTATCCAAAATGGATATTGCAAAAGTTTTAGCTCAAGAAGTTGGATTTGTTTATGTGGATAAAATAACTGAACAAATGGTCAACACAGAACTTTTGAGCAAAATTCCATTAAAATTTTTGCGACAGCATGTAATTATACCCATATTATTTGAAGGATTTAAAACTGTTGTTACGTCCAATCCAAGAGATATTCAGCCATTGGACGATATTTCACTGCTTTTATCAGGTGATGTAAAATATGGCGTTTCAAGTGATGATATTATAAATGCAGCAATAAACAAATATTATCCTTTGGAAACAAGTAAAGAAATGATGGAAGAGTTAAAAGAAGAAGAGGCCGGCGAGATAGATTTAACCGCAGTAGAAGAACGAGATATTTTGGAAATGGCTCAAGAAGCTCCAATTGTAAAGCTTGTAAATCATATGATATTTCAGGCTGTAAAAGAAGATGCTTCTGATATTCATATAGAAGCCTTCGAAAAAGAACTTCGCGTTAGATACAGAATTGATGGTGTTATGTATCAAAGAGTGTTGCCTCCAAAAAGATTTCAGGGAGCCATTGTTTCACGTATTAAAATAATGGCAAATCTTGATATTGCTGAAAAAAGATTGCCACAAGATGGAAGAATTCAGATAAAAGTAGGGGATAAGGCAATAGATATTCGTGTGTCGATATTGCCTTGCAATTATGGCGAGCGAGTTGTTATGCGTTTGCTTGATAAAACTAAAGGTGCCGTTGATCTTGAACATCTTGATTTTTCAACACGTGACCTTGAAGTGATTTCTCGAAATATTACAAGACCCAATGGAATAATTTTAATAAGCGGTCCTACCGGATCTGGTAAAACTACAACGTTATATTCAATACTTTCTCGATTAAATAAACCGGATATTAATATAATTACGGTTGAAGATCCTGTAGAGTATACGATTACAGGGGTAAATCAAGTTCAAGTTAAAGAAGATATCGGATTAACATTTGCCGCGGCGCTACGTTCGATTTTACGTCAAGATCCGGACGTTGTACTTATTGGTGAAATACGAGATAAAGATACGGCTCAAATTGCAACTCAGGCGGCTTTAACTGGTCACGTTGTTTTGAGTACCATTCATACAAACAGTTCTCCGGCAACAATTACGCGTTTAATTGATATGGGTATAGAACCATTTTTAATCTCATCATCGGTTATATGTATAATGTCTCAACGGTTGGTTAGAAAACTTTGTGATAAATGTAAGCAAGAATATAAGCCTGAGCCTGATATGATTAAGCGTCTTGGATTGCCGGAATCTGAATTAAACCAAATAAAATTTTATAAATCGGTTGGATGTGAAGAATGTTTTAATACCGGATATCGAGGTCGATTGGGTATTTTTGAAGTAATGGAAGTCGATGATGAAATTGCGCATTTGATTGTGGAAAAAGCTGATGCAAATGTGATAAAATCAAAAGCCATAGAAAAAGGTATGGTTACTTTGGCGCAAGATGGAATTCGAAGAGTAAAAAACGGCCAAACATCTTTGGATGAAGTTTTAAATGTTGCATATATAGATCAGGCTTTGGATTAA
- the bamD gene encoding outer membrane protein assembly factor BamD gives MHKINNFNLIKLSKITLLVLMLITTPHCAKEEKKTEDLSFDELKQKTLASLKEKKYKEALQPLEVMVAQHAEKDDLSEYKLMLADSYFNTGNLPSAFQMYEHFKDFYPSDKQAEYAYYQAIKSKFYQTLKIDCDQSDTQETINLCKDYLRNPSYSKYKNDIEDIEHTCQRKLIDKEVYVYNFYLKKGKLKSAKNRLTYLKENYLDKDTNLNPRLLYLEAKLAQKEKDNDTLGKKVEQLMEQYPESPFTRMAQGLSVKNNFMF, from the coding sequence ATGCATAAGATAAATAATTTTAATTTAATAAAATTATCAAAAATAACACTTTTAGTTTTAATGTTAATAACAACACCACATTGTGCTAAAGAAGAAAAGAAAACAGAAGATCTCTCTTTTGATGAATTAAAACAAAAAACACTTGCTTCGTTAAAAGAAAAAAAATATAAAGAAGCTCTACAGCCATTGGAAGTTATGGTAGCACAACACGCTGAAAAAGATGATTTATCGGAATATAAACTAATGTTGGCCGACAGCTACTTTAACACAGGAAATTTACCTTCTGCATTTCAAATGTATGAACATTTTAAAGATTTCTATCCATCCGACAAACAAGCTGAATATGCTTATTATCAGGCTATAAAATCTAAATTTTACCAAACATTAAAAATAGATTGCGATCAATCTGACACACAAGAAACCATAAATTTATGTAAAGATTATCTTAGAAATCCTAGTTATTCAAAATATAAAAACGATATAGAAGATATAGAACATACATGCCAACGTAAACTAATAGACAAAGAAGTTTATGTTTATAATTTTTATCTAAAAAAAGGTAAATTAAAATCTGCTAAAAACAGGCTAACGTACCTAAAAGAAAACTATTTGGATAAAGATACCAATTTAAATCCAAGATTGCTTTACTTGGAAGCAAAGTTAGCTCAAAAAGAGAAAGATAATGATACTTTAGGAAAAAAAGTTGAACAATTAATGGAACAGTATCCGGAGTCTCCATTTACAAGAATGGCACAAGGGCTTTCGGTTAAAAACAACTTCATGTTTTAA
- a CDS encoding YraN family protein has translation MDERTQLGILGEQAVADYLKKQNFKIVNINYKTRYGEIDIIAQKDEYLLFVEVKTRINEYFPISNVITYTKQRKIINTAKLFIQINNIFDKVCRFDVATAILKNNKFDINYIENAFQDY, from the coding sequence ATGGATGAACGAACACAACTTGGCATTTTAGGCGAACAAGCCGTCGCTGACTATTTAAAAAAACAAAATTTTAAAATAGTTAATATAAATTACAAAACAAGATATGGCGAAATTGATATAATTGCGCAAAAAGATGAATATTTACTTTTTGTAGAGGTAAAAACCAGAATTAATGAATATTTTCCCATATCAAATGTAATAACATATACAAAGCAAAGAAAAATAATAAATACAGCTAAATTATTTATACAAATAAATAATATTTTTGATAAAGTTTGTAGATTTGACGTTGCTACTGCAATACTAAAAAATAATAAATTTGATATTAATTACATAGAAAATGCATTTCAAGATTATTAA
- the upp gene encoding uracil phosphoribosyltransferase: MKKVLLSILRDKSTDIKKFREIAKDLAYILACDAGDLIEKEKININTPMGNAIGTKFKNDIVIVPILRAALSLLPQFLDFFKYAKVGFLGLRRDEKTAIANLYYKNLPEIKKTDDVIILDPMIATGGSGIKAIEILKEIGVLEEKIIFVAVICSKIGVDEIKTRFPKIKLIYVEQDEKLNSTKFIVPGLGDFGDRFFGTI; encoded by the coding sequence ATGAAAAAAGTGTTACTTTCTATTCTAAGAGACAAAAGTACGGATATAAAAAAATTTAGAGAAATTGCAAAAGATTTGGCATATATTTTGGCCTGTGATGCTGGTGATTTGATTGAAAAAGAAAAAATTAATATTAATACTCCAATGGGTAATGCAATCGGTACAAAATTTAAAAACGATATAGTTATTGTTCCAATATTGCGTGCGGCATTATCTTTATTACCACAATTTTTAGATTTTTTTAAATATGCAAAAGTTGGGTTTTTAGGTCTTAGACGCGATGAAAAAACGGCTATTGCAAATTTGTATTACAAAAATTTACCTGAAATAAAAAAAACGGACGATGTTATAATTCTTGATCCAATGATTGCAACCGGAGGAAGTGGAATAAAAGCAATAGAAATATTAAAAGAAATCGGTGTTTTGGAAGAAAAAATAATTTTTGTTGCTGTTATTTGTTCAAAAATTGGCGTTGATGAGATAAAAACAAGATTTCCAAAAATTAAGTTAATTTACGTTGAACAAGATGAAAAATTAAACAGCACAAAATTTATTGTTCCCGGGTTGGGCGATTTTGGGGATAGATTTTTTGGAACAATATAG
- a CDS encoding ATP-binding protein, which produces MKKLICILSVICISVFIKNTFSMNKTSKFPESTSLNDLRSSLNPEDFTRTKNKKTKKTTLRRLKSSSSIFPKNEKKYIIILKGAPATGKSEVLNAIKDSFNSKKIDSEIIYVGETSTEIIKELQKKVGKKFKLADFLKEKENLYWFQTEIILRQLEKESQALKNGNIIILDRSLIDIKAYISIYFKDELKTINKIIKKQDIKLKNYEINFLEALKLLEDAISQKHENYRYLIIPFKSKEIKTNKKFDDPNRAETSTEEIKAIEKKINKKYEKYLIKNPEKDTEVSEELPYTEQKNPISKKRKRAQLEIGNFINKKT; this is translated from the coding sequence ATGAAAAAATTAATTTGTATTTTATCAGTAATATGTATTTCGGTTTTTATAAAAAATACTTTTTCTATGAATAAAACTTCTAAATTTCCTGAATCAACTTCATTAAATGATCTCAGATCATCTTTAAATCCAGAAGATTTTACTAGAACAAAAAATAAAAAAACCAAAAAAACTACTTTAAGAAGACTAAAAAGTTCATCCAGTATTTTTCCAAAAAATGAAAAAAAATACATAATAATATTAAAAGGCGCACCGGCTACAGGAAAAAGCGAAGTATTAAACGCAATAAAAGACAGTTTTAATTCAAAAAAAATTGACTCAGAAATCATATATGTGGGAGAAACATCAACAGAAATTATAAAAGAATTACAAAAAAAAGTTGGTAAAAAATTTAAACTTGCAGATTTTTTAAAAGAAAAAGAAAATCTTTATTGGTTTCAAACGGAAATAATATTAAGACAACTGGAAAAAGAATCTCAAGCTTTAAAAAATGGAAATATAATAATTTTGGATAGATCGCTTATAGATATAAAAGCTTATATTAGCATATATTTTAAAGATGAATTAAAAACTATTAATAAAATAATTAAAAAACAGGATATAAAATTAAAAAATTATGAAATAAATTTTTTAGAAGCATTAAAATTACTTGAGGATGCAATTTCTCAAAAACATGAAAATTACAGATATCTTATAATTCCATTTAAATCAAAAGAAATAAAAACAAATAAAAAATTCGATGATCCTAATCGAGCTGAAACAAGTACAGAAGAAATAAAAGCAATAGAAAAAAAAATAAATAAAAAATATGAAAAATATTTAATAAAAAATCCGGAAAAAGATACTGAAGTTTCAGAAGAATTACCTTACACAGAACAAAAAAACCCAATATCTAAAAAAAGAAAAAGGGCTCAATTAGAAATAGGAAATTTTATAAATAAAAAAACATAA